The window CTCTTTTGTCATATTTTCATATTTTAGTTTGCTTACCGACAAGGTATGAGTAAGGGCGTGAGGCCAACCTATCATTTTGTAAGTTACCATTTCGAAAGAAAACTCCTTATTTTTGGCTAAAAACAAGTAATTATCAAGTTCCTGCACAAATTGGTTCCACAAAAGCAACAAATTAAATCAATATGCTTTACAAAACTTCATCTTTAAGCTGCTTCTGTACAAATTAAGTCAAAAACAGCAATATGAGTTTTCAGAATATTGCTTCTTTCGTTACAGATGACTAATGATAAAAGGGGTTTACATTTTCATGTTGTCTTTGCTTACAAAGGAAGCAATAAGTTGCTTTGAAGAGACTGAATGGCTCATGTCCCATGAGACTCATCACTCATCATGCTGTGCTCTATCAACTTCTGCTAAACTTCCAGATAGTTACATATTCTGCTAAAATCGTACATTTATAGCTTCCATGTGGCAGTTGTAACAAAATGTTTTCTCATAGCTGGAATAGGGCTCTTTACCATAACACAGTGTCATGGGTTATCAATGGGAGCCAAATAGAAGGCTAAATCTTTGCCATTCTCATTCTCCTAACTACCATCATAAATGGACAAGTGAGAAACACAGCTAAGCCAAGGCTTTGTTTTCTTCTTTGCTACTTGTTTCCTCTATATATACCGGTCATTTCATGGTGTGATTTAGATTGTATTTCGATGGTCTCATATCAGAAAGAAGCAATGGAATTTGAAGGTGCATCACCAAAACAAAAGATGTTATGCTGTGATCATGTCCGAAAACGCAAGGAGGAGAAGGGCTTTTTCTCTGCTTGGTTTGTTCCTCAGTTCTCACTAATCTGAATTTCATACGTTTCTCATTTCTTGATCTTACTACCCTATGCTTAATATTGGATTACATTGGTATTGCAGTTTGTTTGCTATGTTCTGCTGCTGTTGCTGCTATGGTGGCTGCTGCTGTGGTCCTTAGATTATTGCCATTGTGTGGGATCAGTACAAATAAATCACAGATGATTGTAATGAAGTGGTTGTAAACAAATTCATTTAGTTAATAGAAATTATGATTACTGCATTTACCTTAGGCCCTTAGGTACTTGCATTTACCTTTTTACATTTGAAACAGAGCTTCTCCAATACTGATCACCCGTGCAATTGACATGTCAAGAAATCAAAATTGGGGATCTTACATCTCAAGAACTAGTTACCAAGGATGGGGTTCCTTCCCTCATCAATTTCTACAACGATGAGGTGCTTTGGATCTGACCCTCTTGGTCCTTCGGAATAAAGGGTAGGAAGGTAAGCGTTGTATGCTGGCAAGTACCGTGAAACAAAATCCTTTACCTGAAAATTAAATCCCCCGAAAAGCATCAGGTTTAGGTTCAGTGGACAATTTATAAGAGAATAGTGTATAGAGTACAACCTCATCATCGGACATTCCGGGGTTTCCTGCTTCTCTCATGGCAATCTCTGCCTGCAAGTTTGGAGCAAACAAGCACTCATTATGCCTAACAACAAATAGTAAATAAACAATGGAAGACAGAAATTTGTTGCAGGAAGGATGAAAACCACAAAAGCCAACCTGCAGACGCCACTGGTAGACACAGCTGGGATCTTTGATCTTGATTATAATCCATGCTTTGATGAACTTGTCCCATGCATCGTAATAGGCTTCCAGATTTCTATTTACCGTCTCAAGCTGTGAAATGAAGATGCAAATTTGAGCTGTGGTTGTCTTTAGAAGAAAACAACACTTCATGAAGTTTGTATTGGCACAACTAACATCAGCAAGGCCCCATAATGAATTTTCTGTTCTCTAACCTGTGGATCAACTGCTTTGACAACTTCCACAGGAACAGGTTTGAAGCCAAGCATCCAACCTTCAAATAGAACAACCTACATAACCAGCCAAAGGCACATATACATTGCAACGTGAAATATGTTTTCATGATACTGAAACCATCTAGCTGGTTTACCTTTTGGTTTGACCGATTGAATACAGAACCTAAAAAAACTTGTACAAACTTGAACATGGTATGCAAAATTTTCCAGATATAAATGACAGTCCTCTTACAGACTTACAGTAAGTGGCCCTTCCACTTCAGGCCATGTCGAAGGATCGGCTCTGTCTCCCTTTCCATTGTAAGCAGACTGCAACAGCAATAAAGTTCAGAAGAGAAATTGAACTAACAAAGCTGGTTTTAAAATGGAAAAGAAAAAGAAGAATAAGCAGATTTATCGCTTAAATGGTACCTTGTCATATCGGGGAAGCTTCATCTTCATACCTGAACATTTTAGGGTGTGAATTAACTAGGAAACTGACAAACAATTTTGCAGACAAAATTTTGTGGAGGAGAATCACCTTCTTTACTCAAATTGCTTAGAGCAGTCAGTGTCTCGACAGAAAATGGAAGGTCATGGCTGCCAGCATTTCCGCGTAACTAGAAACGACAAGGAATATCAGAGCAGGCAATGTTATTCAATTTGTCAACTCTTTTTTAAGTCGACAATCACTTAAAAGGTAAACTGATTGCTACCTCTAAAAGTGCATTTCCTGGGTGCGCTTCTCTTAGTTTAGCCTACAATTTGAACATCACCATATCAGAAACTAAATTTACAAGAAGGATGTACCACAATCTCTCTAAAACTTCCATAAGACTATACCTGATTCTCTGCTGTCAAATAAAAGTCATCAATGGATATTGTGGCAGACTTCCTGAGGTTTGGAACAGATGTAATCAACATGAATTTTTTATTTATTTGATAAATCATCTAGAATATCAATTGCTCATAAATGACCTGCCAGTAACTTTGAAAAGATAATCAAGAGCAAAGACAAGTGTAGTCTTCCCACAACCTTGTGGTGCACTAAACCCAATCTGCATCAGACCAAATGTCAGCACTAGAAACTAGATTATAAAAACATATCAGCAAGGCCTCTTCACAAATGCCATCACTGATCTGAAAATGTGTATGTCAACACTATAATATAAACATGTATGCCAATGGATAAACTTATTATGAAAAGGTGGGGGGACCATTGAGTAAATGATGATATACCACTAGAGGAGGTATATCTTCTCCATCTTTGTACTGGGATCTGTGCTGAGATATCTGATCTTCACACCAAAAAAAGACCGGAAGATAGTAGTGATATAGCCTAACTTTCTGAGGAAATGAGAGGTCCAATTCATTGAGCTGAAACAGCCGACACAGGTGTAACCCATATGCCAACCACTTGTCAATGGATTCAGCCACGCCTTCTGGGGTTAGACCCAGGCTGTTCATGAATGGACCTGAGCTTATAAACTCATAAAGGTCCTCTACAGAAGAAACCTCCGCAGCCTTTGTTGGAAACACGGAATGCAATGGGACCTCACCGCATTCACTGCCATAAACATCATTATGATGCATGGAATTGTCTTGTATCCAGGAATATCCACTGCCTGCAGCAAGAGTCCCTGAGAAACAAAAGGACGTGAGGATCATCCATGAATCTGTCCACATCTTTAGACAGCGCCTTACAGTAACTAGTTAAGTTTCAGTTTCAGCCATGATAAATCATGCACAAACTATTCAGATTCATCAGTTACTATATATTTTTCAAAATTTCAGATGGTATATCCATCTCCTAGCATACATCCATGTCCTATATGATCTCCAATCCACGAAAAGTTCATTCATTAGGTCCCAAATAGTTGCTTCCTTATTTTCATGTATCCAGAATGCTCTTAGGCTACTTCCATGTCAACCCTGTTGAGTAAGTCCAGGCATGGAACTAGAATGGGGCTGGGTTGTGATGCAGCCCACCCAGCTATTCGAAAAGAAAAAAAAAAAGTCTATGTAATCAAACTCTTCAAATCAAGCCTATCAACTTAGCAATTAACTTCAGCAAAGGGGGAGAGACAAACTAGCAGCAATTAACTTCAGAATCAAGAATCTGATGAGGCTCCAATTGTGGACCATGTTTCTTATGTAACCTTCAATTAATGTAATTGTTGTAGTCTCTGAAGTTTTGATTAACCAGNNNNNNNNNNNNNNNNNNNNCCCCCCCCCCCCCCCCAACTGATGAACAAATACTCCAGTCATCAGAGATGTTGTATAAATATCATGTTACAAGAATCCTAACATGATCTTGAACAACCTTATTTACAAGGCATAATATACATCAAAGAGTTTTCAGGATGAATCTGAGTGTATCCTATATTGAGAACTTCATTTTAGAAACGAAAGCAATGGAATATCCACAGTTCAATTTCAAATTTCACAATTACTGTCCCTCAATTACTCAGCAACCAAGAGGGGTCACCCCATTATGTTTTCTTCAGGGCAAGCGAAGGACAAGACCCATTATGTTCTTAATTAAAATGTAAAAGTAGCATCAAGGACATAATCAGACCAAATAAAGCATTAGGGACACAAAAATGATACGGCTACCCTGAATTTTATCTCTTTCTTTCCTAATGTAGGTTTATGATTTCTCCTTCTTTTTTCCATTTCCAGTTTCTTCAGGAAACCACAAAAAGCATAACAAATTATCCTTTTTCTGATTCCCTGTGAAATTTCTTAGTTTAACCATCTACTGTAGTCAGACAAACCCAGTGGACAAACCAATAATAAACCAAGACAAGAACTTTTCAAGGCATATATCCCATTTCTTTTTCTCATGAAAAAATTCACAATCTTTCCCATAGGGAAGTGATATATAACAAGAATCAATTTCACAGTGAGCAGTAAGAAACAAAAAGTAAATGCAAAAAGGAAGAGACCAAGAAACAGAAAAATTACCAGACTTTGAGAGGTGGGTGGGCATTGAAGAGAGCTTGGATGAAGAGTTTGGTCTGTTGGTTCCATAGAGAGAAGAGAGAACAGAGAAGTGATAAGAATGAGACAAAGAAAGTAATTTAGTATTGCTAATGCATTTGGTTAGATATGAAATATTATTATTGGAAAAAGAGAGAGGTGGCCATGGCTGAGATAGGATATTCAAAGCAGCCATTGTCATCTCTCTCTCTGTCTTTCTTTCAGTTTCTGTTTCTGTGACGAAGCTGGTGAAGAGAGTTTAGATTATAAACAAATGGTAAGGGTGGTGTGCGAGGACAACTGAGACGAGGAAGACCAATTACTAAAATACCCCACCTTTATCTACTGTCTTTGTCTTCTTGTGGTGGCCGCTGAGCCGTCGTATTCTGACTGACTGAAGGTGACGCAAACAGTAACGGTATGACGTCAGGATGGCACAGCACTGCCTTTGGGTGCTTCTTTCTTTTTCTGGTTCAACTCTTTACGTCGGATTCGCACTTTGCAGCCTATGAGAAAATCTGCCGGGCTGGGCGGTCGTGAGTTGTGATGGCGGCGGTGGTCAGGGTAATGAAAAAAATAGAGATTTGGGTTGGATTCTGAAATGGTGAATGGTATAATATGAGATTTGTAAAGTGGGGTGTCGGCGAGATATTGAATTAGAGCGTGGGACTTAAGAATTTAAGATTTTTTAGCCATGATTACATGTTAAAATTGTTATACGTGTCGCTATATTATTGGGCGGTCGCACCATCCACGTGGTGCGAGTGCCGCACCTAACCTAAAGTGTTGATTTAGCTTTTAATGTTGGTACATATCATCATCTTATGCTTATCTAATATTGGAAGAGATACTGATACGTATCATCATCTTATGCCTATCCAATATTGGAAGAGATACAAGATTTGAAGGATATCTAACTTCCCTACACCAAAAATGAAGGATCCTAATTTGGTGTCCTAGTAGTACTTTCGTCTTGGCAACCTAAATATTCATAAATCAACTACGTTGATGGTTGTTTGGTTTTTTTCATTTTTTTTCTTGTTACGAAAATGGTTGCCTGGTCAGCTACCATTTCCGGCCGGGAGCAATAATTTAGATACGACTCATCTCTAAGACATATTTTTCACAAACTCGGGTTCGAGGTTTTTGTCATTTTGGAGATCAAGTTTCATCGATTTTCTTTTCTAGCAAGAACATTTTTTCAAATGTAAAAATGAATAAATGAGAGAACATAAAGCTAAAATTTCTTAAAGAAAAGAAAAAGAACAAGTCCAAACACAATCTTAAACATATGCAAGATCAGCCTTATCCTGCTAAATCAAAGATTAAATTGCACAATAGCGAGATCAAAGATTAAATTGCACAATAGCGAGATTTGTTGAAAATAAAGAAAAGATAGAGAGAAGACACAGAGAGAATAGTTGGGAGGAGGTAGACGTGTTCTCATTCACTCTCATTAGCCTCCTTATATAGAGGTGGGGTTTACATCATAGTACATAACTAATGAGTAATTACGTGGACAACCACATAGATTATAATATTTATAACACTCCCTCTTTGATGTCCACCAATGAATGATGAAATTGGATGCGCTTAATGTTGTCCCGTTAAAAACCTTGTTAGGTAACAAAAACCCAGTGGGAGAAAAATAACCATGG of the Fragaria vesca subsp. vesca linkage group LG6, FraVesHawaii_1.0, whole genome shotgun sequence genome contains:
- the LOC101303917 gene encoding D-glycerate 3-kinase, chloroplastic-like, whose protein sequence is MTMAALNILSQPWPPLSFSNNNISYLTKCISNTKLLSLSHSYHFSVLSSLYGTNRPNSSSKLSSMPTHLSKSGTLAAGSGYSWIQDNSMHHNDVYGSECGEVPLHSVFPTKAAEVSSVEDLYEFISSGPFMNSLGLTPEGVAESIDKWLAYGLHLCRLFQLNELDLSFPQKVRLYHYYLPVFFWCEDQISQHRSQYKDGEDIPPLVIGFSAPQGCGKTTLVFALDYLFKVTGRKSATISIDDFYLTAENQAKLREAHPGNALLELRGNAGSHDLPFSVETLTALSNLSKEGMKMKLPRYDKSAYNGKGDRADPSTWPEVEGPLTVVLFEGWMLGFKPVPVEVVKAVDPQLETVNRNLEAYYDAWDKFIKAWIIIKIKDPSCVYQWRLQAEIAMREAGNPGMSDDEVKDFVSRYLPAYNAYLPTLYSEGPRGSDPKHLIVVEIDEGRNPILGN